One part of the Cyclobacteriaceae bacterium genome encodes these proteins:
- a CDS encoding gliding motility-associated C-terminal domain-containing protein, whose amino-acid sequence MHRWRYLSLPLFPLFGICNPEPQIKRISNPFHLRSTLQMSNSLKFVLYIVVGLLFSASSAFSQSITRVEYFFDSDPGFGNGISIPITSAASITQGFTVPLGTVSQGFHALYIRAKDSNGLWSIPVIHPVYVQLSAQSASLVPLTRVEYFFDTDPGRGNGFNIPITSAINITQSFTVPLGTISEGFHALYLRAKDSNGLWSIPVIHPVFVQNNAQSAPTPALKRFEYFIDTDPGTGNATQVALSAPNITESIVINLASVPDGFHTLYLRTQDVNGRWSLPLARPFYAQQSGPGTVITALEYFFDDGTTATAPRTYSAFTPAANVDLSFNAPLNELQPSTSYDVYITAVDNSNKRSKKAKHAFITPAVICDPLNTPSASAITTCLNTGANLTATGAVGAERYAWFSVPVGGEALAVTATGAFTTPAVTANTTYYVAIINGTCESVRTAIPVTLSFSAQPTISTSFPVNGSQVTLCAGSSISLSAPTGFTGYAWSNGATTPTITVSTSGTYTVTVTDNTGCTSVPSESFEVIIQAFPCLNRPPEIEASVTAVWIEGKVSIDLNPLVSDPDDNLDISTLRVLTSQSQRGASASLTNQLLTLDYSGVLFAGSDFVDLLVCDLFRVCTQQTLQVEVGGDIEVFNAISPNGDTKNEILFIQYITTLPDAQNNRVTIYNRWGDVVWEGKNYDNTTVVFKGLNKNGNELPSGTYFYKLEFTSGRPMKTGYLALKK is encoded by the coding sequence ATGCACCGTTGGCGATACCTGTCACTTCCGCTGTTTCCGCTGTTCGGGATTTGCAATCCCGAACCACAGATAAAAAGGATTTCAAATCCGTTTCATCTGCGTTCGACATTGCAAATGTCGAACAGCCTAAAGTTTGTACTTTATATAGTAGTTGGCTTACTCTTTAGTGCATCAAGCGCCTTTTCCCAGTCCATTACGCGGGTCGAGTACTTCTTTGATAGTGACCCCGGTTTTGGAAATGGCATTTCAATTCCCATTACCAGCGCGGCTAGCATTACACAAGGTTTCACCGTACCGTTAGGTACAGTAAGTCAAGGCTTTCACGCACTTTATATTCGGGCAAAAGACAGCAACGGCTTGTGGAGCATTCCGGTAATTCATCCCGTTTATGTTCAACTCTCTGCACAAAGCGCCAGTTTGGTGCCATTAACCCGCGTAGAGTATTTTTTTGATACGGACCCCGGTCGCGGCAATGGTTTCAACATTCCCATCACCAGCGCCATCAACATCACGCAAAGTTTTACGGTGCCCTTAGGAACAATCAGCGAAGGGTTTCATGCCCTCTACCTTCGTGCGAAAGACAGCAACGGATTGTGGAGCATTCCGGTCATCCACCCGGTGTTTGTTCAGAACAATGCACAATCTGCGCCCACGCCTGCGCTAAAACGCTTCGAGTATTTTATCGATACCGATCCGGGCACCGGTAACGCAACACAGGTTGCTTTGTCGGCTCCGAACATTACCGAAAGTATCGTGATCAACCTCGCCAGCGTGCCCGATGGCTTTCATACGCTCTACCTGCGTACGCAAGATGTAAACGGACGCTGGAGCCTGCCTCTGGCGCGGCCCTTCTATGCACAGCAGTCGGGGCCGGGCACGGTAATTACCGCGCTGGAATATTTTTTTGATGACGGCACCACGGCTACTGCACCCCGTACTTACTCCGCGTTTACACCGGCTGCCAACGTTGATCTTTCGTTTAACGCACCGCTCAATGAGTTGCAACCCAGCACCAGCTACGATGTGTACATCACCGCGGTGGATAACAGCAACAAGCGCAGCAAGAAAGCGAAGCATGCGTTTATTACTCCTGCTGTGATTTGCGATCCGCTCAACACACCTTCGGCATCGGCCATCACCACGTGCCTTAACACGGGCGCCAACTTAACGGCCACCGGTGCCGTAGGGGCCGAACGGTATGCGTGGTTTAGTGTACCCGTGGGCGGGGAGGCCCTGGCGGTAACGGCCACCGGTGCGTTTACCACACCGGCCGTGACGGCCAACACCACGTACTATGTAGCCATCATCAATGGCACGTGTGAATCGGTGCGCACTGCTATACCGGTAACGCTTTCGTTCAGTGCACAACCAACTATCAGCACGTCCTTCCCGGTAAACGGCAGCCAGGTTACACTTTGTGCCGGCAGCAGCATCTCGCTATCAGCACCCACAGGCTTTACCGGCTACGCCTGGTCGAACGGAGCCACAACACCAACTATTACCGTTTCCACTTCAGGTACCTACACCGTTACGGTTACCGATAACACCGGTTGCACCAGCGTACCTTCCGAAAGTTTTGAAGTGATCATTCAGGCATTCCCTTGTTTAAATCGCCCGCCTGAGATTGAAGCAAGCGTTACAGCCGTATGGATTGAAGGCAAAGTTTCCATCGACCTGAACCCATTGGTGAGCGACCCCGATGATAACTTAGACATCTCCACCTTGCGCGTACTCACGTCACAGTCGCAGCGCGGTGCGTCAGCCTCATTAACTAATCAACTGCTTACGCTCGATTACAGCGGTGTGTTGTTTGCCGGATCAGACTTTGTGGATTTACTCGTGTGCGATTTGTTCCGCGTATGCACACAGCAAACCTTACAGGTGGAAGTGGGGGGCGACATTGAAGTGTTCAATGCCATTTCGCCCAATGGCGATACCAAAAATGAAATCCTGTTTATTCAATACATCACCACGCTGCCTGATGCACAAAACAACCGCGTAACCATTTACAACCGCTGGGGCGATGTGGTGTGGGAAGGGAAAAATTACGATAACACCACCGTGGTATTTAAAGGATTGAACAAAAACGGAAATGAACTTCCGTCAGGTACCTACTTCTATAAACTGGAATTTACCAGTGGACGACCGATGAAGACGGGATACCTGGCGTTGAAGAAATAA
- a CDS encoding sensor histidine kinase, protein MTEKTTGNPVEYFLACRFLKRVVLSFRMVGVVWAMLGAMLAQTALGQGSPTAYTDSLLAIVNKPNPDSASVAAVMQVQRYFFEHGQYDSTLKYAQLAMRLTAQLKDAKASARAHYNMGMTYTNLARYDSARFYLDAVLDYWPLLQDTLLQVSAYNALGILSNYQSDYGSAVEYLLEAEALIDQSSSIEVRNLFPQILSGISRNLIAEKQYERGIGYAKKALRIRNYPTEGRYRVMIHLDIFDAYLTLKNTALAKPHLDSAIYFNQSLSNMVITQMVYLNEGNYHLTMQDYAKAHKAYQEAYWLCKQIKNNYLIAGAARNLAHACYLIGRYDEAIQYANEVIALGKPLKQYDEVAGSYDVLKQVASLRGDFKNAVYYADLHKLYADSSTNTATQNRILGLESRYQHQKREQELATLKSESTLNELETVRRNRMFLIAGISAIALIIILIIYSGYSRQKQTLAEKERKLQEDRVKFLERQQQVVSLQSMINGQETERTRIAKDLHDGLGGVFSTIKMYFNSLHHEQPVLREQELFQKSYTLINDASEEIRRIAHNMMPEVLMKMGLVNALRDLCANISAGKLLQVKLEVHGMDKRLNTTTEIMLFRIMQELLNNIIKHAHATEAIIQIVRDGNRLSVQVEDNGRGFNTAEADNQKRAGMESVQSRVAYLNGKLSIDSQQNVGTTVMMDFLIQDV, encoded by the coding sequence TTGACAGAAAAAACTACCGGAAATCCGGTAGAATATTTTCTGGCGTGTCGTTTCCTGAAGCGTGTGGTTCTCTCATTCCGTATGGTTGGTGTTGTATGGGCAATGCTTGGTGCAATGTTGGCCCAAACGGCCCTTGGGCAGGGATCACCAACAGCTTACACCGATAGCCTGCTGGCCATTGTAAATAAACCCAACCCGGATTCAGCATCGGTTGCAGCGGTCATGCAGGTTCAACGCTACTTTTTTGAACATGGTCAGTACGATTCAACACTTAAGTATGCGCAGCTGGCCATGCGGCTTACGGCTCAATTAAAAGATGCAAAGGCTAGCGCCCGCGCACATTACAACATGGGCATGACGTACACCAACCTGGCCCGGTACGACAGTGCACGGTTTTACCTCGATGCTGTACTGGATTACTGGCCGTTGTTGCAGGATACTTTATTACAGGTGAGTGCTTACAATGCCCTGGGTATACTCAGTAATTACCAGTCCGACTATGGATCGGCTGTGGAATATTTGCTGGAAGCCGAGGCATTGATCGATCAATCCTCATCCATCGAAGTGCGTAATCTTTTTCCACAAATCCTTTCGGGCATAAGCCGTAACCTGATTGCCGAAAAACAATACGAACGCGGTATTGGGTATGCGAAAAAGGCCCTTCGTATCCGTAACTATCCAACTGAAGGCCGCTACCGGGTAATGATACACCTTGATATTTTTGATGCCTACCTCACCCTCAAAAACACAGCACTTGCCAAACCTCACCTCGATTCCGCAATCTATTTCAATCAATCGCTAAGCAACATGGTGATTACCCAAATGGTTTACCTGAATGAAGGCAACTACCACCTGACCATGCAAGATTATGCCAAAGCCCACAAAGCCTATCAGGAAGCCTACTGGTTGTGTAAACAAATCAAAAACAATTACCTGATTGCCGGTGCAGCCCGCAACCTGGCCCATGCTTGTTACCTTATCGGGCGGTACGATGAGGCCATCCAATATGCCAATGAAGTGATTGCCCTGGGCAAGCCCTTGAAACAATATGACGAAGTTGCCGGCAGTTATGATGTATTGAAGCAGGTTGCATCTTTGCGCGGTGATTTTAAAAATGCCGTGTACTATGCCGATTTGCATAAACTGTATGCCGATAGCAGCACCAATACAGCAACACAAAATCGTATCCTCGGGTTGGAGTCGCGGTATCAACATCAGAAGCGTGAGCAGGAACTGGCTACCCTGAAGTCGGAAAGCACGTTAAATGAACTCGAAACCGTGCGCAGGAACAGGATGTTTTTAATTGCAGGGATTTCAGCTATTGCGCTAATTATTATTCTGATCATTTATTCCGGCTACAGCCGCCAAAAGCAAACGCTTGCAGAAAAAGAAAGGAAACTTCAGGAAGACCGTGTAAAATTTCTGGAACGCCAGCAGCAGGTAGTGTCGCTGCAGTCCATGATCAACGGGCAGGAAACCGAACGCACCCGCATTGCAAAAGATTTGCACGATGGGTTGGGCGGAGTGTTCTCCACCATTAAAATGTATTTCAACTCCCTTCATCACGAGCAACCTGTTTTGCGTGAGCAGGAGTTATTTCAAAAAAGTTACACACTGATAAACGATGCCTCGGAAGAGATCAGGCGTATTGCCCATAATATGATGCCGGAAGTGCTGATGAAGATGGGGCTGGTGAATGCGTTGAGAGATTTGTGTGCCAATATTTCTGCCGGCAAGTTGCTGCAGGTAAAACTGGAGGTGCATGGCATGGATAAACGATTAAACACTACCACTGAAATTATGTTGTTTAGGATTATGCAGGAGTTATTGAACAACATTATAAAACATGCACACGCTACGGAGGCCATTATCCAGATCGTGCGCGATGGAAACCGATTAAGTGTACAGGTGGAAGACAACGGCAGGGGTTTTAATACGGCCGAGGCAGATAATCAAAAGCGCGCGGGCATGGAAAGTGTGCAGAGCCGGGTTGCCTACCTGAATGGTAAACTGAGTATTGACTCGCAGCAGAACGTGGGTACCACGGTAATGATGGATTTCTTAATACAAGATGTATGA
- a CDS encoding type II toxin-antitoxin system VapC family toxin, giving the protein MNGIDLQAFCDTNIAIYLLSGDEHLAELLQGMDTKLSFITELELLSKPNITPGETVKTKAFINQCTVVDISPAIKKKVIEIRLKMKIKLPDAIIAASAITLGLPIITADKQFEKIPGLSAIIVNR; this is encoded by the coding sequence ATGAATGGAATTGATCTGCAGGCTTTCTGCGATACCAATATTGCCATATACTTATTGAGTGGTGATGAACACCTGGCTGAGCTACTCCAGGGCATGGACACTAAGCTTTCCTTCATTACTGAACTTGAATTGCTTAGTAAACCCAATATTACACCGGGTGAGACTGTCAAAACAAAAGCGTTTATCAACCAGTGTACTGTGGTGGATATTTCGCCTGCCATTAAGAAAAAGGTAATTGAGATCAGGCTAAAAATGAAGATTAAACTACCGGATGCCATTATCGCTGCATCTGCAATTACTTTGGGCTTGCCAATCATTACGGCTGATAAACAGTTTGAAAAAATACCGGGCTTAAGTGCAATCATCGTTAATCGTTAA
- a CDS encoding PorT family protein, which translates to MKRTYRLTLLLLAGITFFGSKTYAQLGVQGGFIGVIGDGFVTHDSLDVLGAAYGFTGGILFELPLTGTLSLQPAINWVSKSWSDELDDSFEITKTKMTINYLEIPVQLVLRQPRASGFFVGAGPSVFYGLSGKRTVTIDGTQTKRDDHVFGSEEGLEQRITLAVNVMAGYSFGKLKLHFNYSKGLTNQPGEGSDFGNESHVAVRIGYMFAIK; encoded by the coding sequence ATGAAACGCACATACCGTTTAACACTACTCCTGCTTGCAGGCATTACATTCTTCGGCTCAAAAACGTATGCACAGCTTGGTGTGCAGGGAGGTTTCATTGGCGTTATTGGTGATGGCTTCGTTACACATGACTCGCTTGATGTGCTTGGAGCCGCTTACGGTTTTACAGGCGGCATTTTATTCGAACTGCCGCTAACCGGCACACTCTCTTTACAACCCGCGATAAACTGGGTAAGCAAGTCGTGGAGTGATGAACTTGACGATAGTTTTGAAATCACAAAAACAAAAATGACTATTAACTACCTGGAAATACCCGTGCAATTAGTGTTAAGGCAGCCCCGTGCATCAGGCTTCTTTGTTGGCGCGGGCCCCTCTGTTTTTTACGGCCTGTCTGGAAAACGTACTGTTACTATTGACGGAACACAAACAAAGCGTGATGACCATGTATTTGGAAGCGAAGAGGGACTCGAGCAACGAATAACACTTGCTGTAAATGTTATGGCAGGATATTCTTTTGGGAAACTTAAATTACATTTCAACTACAGTAAAGGCCTGACCAATCAGCCTGGGGAAGGAAGTGATTTTGGGAATGAGAGCCATGTTGCTGTGCGAATCGGGTATATGTTTGCGATCAAATAG